One region of Eremothecium gossypii ATCC 10895 chromosome II, complete sequence genomic DNA includes:
- the COX23 gene encoding Cox23p (Syntenic homolog of Saccharomyces cerevisiae YHR116W (COX23)), whose amino-acid sequence MPVDTAAPQSTANPDPSVQTDRAAVNFTPSTDASSFQFYPDNPESPLARYRFAAKGPSQYFDPCQESANMSMKCLERNNYDRDLCREYFDAYRECKKQWLSARRKDNSQWT is encoded by the coding sequence ATGCCAGTTGACACAGCAGCACCACAGTCTACAGCTAACCCTGACCCTTCGGTACAGACGGACCGTGCGGCCGTCAACTTTACGCCGTCTACCGACGCATCGTCGTTCCAGTTCTACCCGGACAACCCTGAGTCGCCGCTCGCACGCTACCGCTTCGCGGCAAAGGGTCCGAGCCAGTATTTCGACCCCTGCCAGGAGTCTGCGAACATGTCGATGAAGTGTCTGGAGCGGAACAACTACGACAGAGATCTCTGTCGCGAATACTTCGATGCCTACCGCGAGTGCAAGAAGCAGTGGCTTAGCGCTCGGAGGAAGGACAACTCTCAGTGGACCTAG
- the TOM70 gene encoding protein channel TOM70 (Syntenic homolog of Saccharomyces cerevisiae YNL121C (TOM70) and YHR117W (TOM71)) — MSSENSFAGFVSRNRTAIIATAAAGASAVGAYYYYQQLQRQSSGEVSKDATGSTDVKSKKKKKRNNKKKYPVDQNGEPDLSGMATFTEEQKEKYAMALKDKGNECFKDQRYEEAIKFYDCALKLKEDPVFYSNRSACYVPLNKLEKVVEDTTAALKLKPDYSKCLLRRATANESLGNYADAMLDLSAVSLYGGYSSQTIEPVLERNMNKQAMQVLKQKLSGGEKHELPSNTSLASFFRIFPSETSLENYDETSEADRILLKGLCALHARQAGSYEIADEAFTDAVEKFTAAHEANPDNAALKQKLAIALEHVGILKFLKNEPLEAHNLLQKAIDLFPRPNSYIYMGLIMADKGQADEYAQNFEKALELDPKSSAAYYHRAQMNFVIQQFDQAGKDFDKAKECDPSRVYPYIQLACLAYREKKFDDCETLFSEARRRFPTAPEVPNFYAEILSDKGDFENALKEYDFARKLEDAQEGIHVGVAPLVGKAALLARQPSASNFAEATKLFELACEKDPRSEQAKIGLAQLKLQQEEVDEAIKLFEAAADLSRAFEEKLQATTFAEAAKIQKRIRADPVMSAKIQETLDAYRAQGMVV; from the coding sequence ATGTCATCAGAGAACTCGTTTGCTGGGTTTGTATCTAGAAATAGGACGGCGATCATCGCCACTGCGGCTGCCGGCGCATCTGCGGTGGGGGCGTACTACTACTACCAGCAGTTACAGCGGCAAAGTAGCGGCGAGGTTTCTAAAGATGCAACAGGCAGCACCGATGTGAAgagcaagaagaagaagaagcggAACAACAAGAAGAAGTATCCGGTTGACCAGAATGGCGAGCCGGATCTTTCGGGGATGGCGACGTTTACCGAAGAGCAAAAAGAAAAGTACGCGATGGCGTTGAAGGACAAGGGGAACGAGTGCTTTAAGGACCAGCGGTACGAGGAGGCGATCAAGTTCTACGACTGCGCGTTGAAGCTAAAAGAAGACCCGGTGTTCTACTCGAATCGGTCGGCGTGCTACGTGCCCTTGAACAAGCTGGAGAAGGTTGTGGAGGACACCACTGCTGCACTAAAGCTGAAACCCGACTATTCTAAGTGTTTGCTTCGTCGTGCAACAGCTAATGAATCGTTGGGTAATTATGCTGATGCTATGTTGGATTTATCTGCCGTATCTCTATACGGCGGGTACAGCTCGCAGACAATTGAGCCCGTGCTGGAGCGGAATATGAACAAGCAGGCTATGCAAGTATTGAAACAGAAACTCTCTGGTGGAGAGAAACACGAACTTCCTTCCAATACTTCCTTAGCGTCTTTCTTCCGCATCTTCCCTTCGGAGACATCGTTGGAGAACTACGATGAAACTTCCGAGGCAGACCGCATTCTTCTCAAGGGATTGTGCGCCCTACacgcgcgccaggcaggCTCCTATGAAATTGCTGATGAAGCCTTTACCGATGCTGTAGAAAAGTTCACCGCAGCTCATGAAGCCAACCCAGATAATGCTGCTTTGAAGCAGAAACTAGCGATTGCATTGGAACACGTTGGTATTTTGAAGTTCCTTAAGAACGAACCATTGGAAGCTCACAATCTTCTCCAGAAGGCTATCGACTTGTTCCCAAGGCCAAACTCTTACATATACATGGGATTGATTATGGCGGACAAGGGCCAGGCTGATGAGTACGCTcagaactttgaaaaggCTTTGGAGTTGGATCCAAAATCGTCTGCTGCTTACTACCACCGTGCCCAAATGAACTTTGTGATCCAGCAGTTTGACCAGGCTGGTAAGGACTTTGACAAGGCTAAGGAATGTGACCCTAGCAGAGTTTACCCTTACATTCAGTTGGCCTGCCTCGCTTACCGTGAGAAGAAATTCGACGACTGTGAGACACTTTTCAGCGAAGCTAGAAGAAGGTTCCCTACTGCTCCAGAAGTTCCAAACTTCTACGCAGAGATTCTCTCAGACAAGGGCGATTTCGAGAATGCTCTAAAGGAATACGACTTTGCCAGAAAGTTGGAGGATGCTCAGGAGGGTATTCACGTTGGTGTCGCTCCATTGGTCGGCAAGGCCGCCCTTTTGGCAAGACAGCCATCTGCTAGCAACTTTGCAGAGGCTACCAAGTTGTTTGAATTAGCATGTGAGAAGGACCCAAGATCGGAACAAGCCAAGATAGGTCTTGCCCAGCTAAAACTACAACAAGAAGAAGTGGACGAGGCCATCAAGTTGTTTGAAGCGGCTGCTGACTTGTCTCGCGCTTTCGAAGAGAAGCTACAGGCTACGACATTTGCAGAGGCAGCAAAGATTCAGAAGAGAATCAGAGCTGACCCAGTCATGAGCGCCAAGATTCAGGAAACTCTGGACGCCTACCGTGCCCAGGGCATGGTGGTCTGA
- a CDS encoding ABR132Cp (NOHBY215; No homolog in Saccharomyces cerevisiae) encodes MQSEQRKRNADTKLKFMTNIDESDEDRKLGTTEPAPLIISEVESDDDNSSLNSDHDAFPDWQKLVYERLAARDQTTMNAIMLNFEKTGIVDLSTIDAQFLDNFRGAFVSAQQHLRRKGCVDEEQVNEQFGITSMMRILSGRTLYEEPVCSMSLLDQLKVTGAAPKGALQTNGDALPLRNADDTPQVMAKPPYASQVPLADRISMYGLDGCESGASSDYEEGDAADELPFLVDDFDLPYSGLQSPAKKRNVDNNEQDQSNSSKRPRVGY; translated from the coding sequence TTGCAGAGTGAGCAAAGGAAGCGGAATGCTGATACCAAGTTAAAATTCATGACTAACATCGACGAATCCGACGAAGACCGCAAGCTGGGGACAACTGAGCCTGCACCGTTGATTATCAGCGAGGTAGAGTCGGACGACGACAATTCGTCCTTAAACTCGGACCATGATGCGTTTCCAGACTGGCAAAAGCTCGTGTACGAGCGCCTTGCAGCGCGAGATCAGACAACTATGAATGCGATCATGCTAAACTTCGAGAAGACGGGGATCGTGGACCTCTCCACGATTGACGCGCAGTTTCTCGACAACTTCCGGGGGGCCTTTGTTTCTGCGCAGCAGCACTTGCGGCGGAAGGGCTGTGTGGACGAGGAGCAGGTGAACGAGCAGTTCGGGATCACAAGCATGATGCGCATACTCTCGGGCCGAACGCTCTACGAGGAGCCCGTGTGCAGCATGAGCCTCCTTGACCAGTTAAAGGTCACGGGGGCGGCGCCGAAGGGCGCGCTGCAGACAAACGGAGACGCCCTGCCGCTGCGTAATGCAGACGACACGCCGCAGGTAATGGCCAAACCACCCTATGCATCGCAGGTCCCCCTTGCAGACCGCATCAGTATGTATGGGCTTGATGGCTGTGAATCTGGCGCATCCAGTGATTACGAAGAAGGCGATGCCGCCGACGAGCTTCCCTTTTTGGTGGATGACTTCGACCTGCCTTACTCGGGCCTGCAAAGTCCAGCTAAGAAGCGGAACGTGGACAATAATGAGCAAGATCAGAGTAACAGTTCAAAAAGGCCACGAGTAGGCTATTAG
- the MRP35 gene encoding mitochondrial 54S ribosomal protein bL35m (Syntenic homolog of Saccharomyces cerevisiae YNL122C), with the protein MFFNMLRPLTGLPVRFGSGAFAATTQPSLIMVRTLMKTHKGAAKRWRKTAGGYKRSKAGRSHGNTGWGQRALKQLSGRTMAASAHLKRLRRLLPYH; encoded by the coding sequence ATGTTTTTCAACATGTTGCGTCCCTTGACGGGGCTGCCGGTGCGTTTCGGAAGTGGTGCATTTGCAGCGACGACGCAGCCGTCGCTGATCATGGTGCGGACACTAATGAAGACGCACAAAGGCGCAGCTAAGAGATGGCGGAAGACTGCAGGAGGGTACAAGCGTTCGAAGGCTGGCCGCAGCCACGGTAACACAGGCTGGGGACAGCGCGCGCTGAAGCAGCTCTCTGGGCGGACCATGGCGGCGAGTGCCCATCTGAAGCGTCTGCGGCGCCTACTGCCATACCACTGA